In a genomic window of Acropora muricata isolate sample 2 chromosome 2, ASM3666990v1, whole genome shotgun sequence:
- the LOC136907989 gene encoding actin maturation protease-like isoform X2 produces the protein MEVNCTSASVRDVKKQCREIIQHIIANRSLQAENSKWLLCNREVPSRLQGKLPRCGLSALSMANDLLRNPDDLSLKSDFARHEEQELDNLLKLAQLRGFSEHGEMYSAENLAELAKEFYGHKCIVLNGGLNDGNFIVSEITGGSAVLVPYDADKNHEPCQQNGHRAHWALVTGVLCELHGNSYEWKVLDAQLGLTSVKYTSRGFGITVLTYHALNNSTLRSL, from the exons ATGGAGGTAAATTGTACGAGCGCTTCTGTTAGGGATGTGAAGAAACAGTGCCGTGAAATAATTCAGCATATTATAGCTAATAGATCGCTCCAGGCCGAAAATAGTAAATGGTTGCTTTGTAACAGAGAAGTGCCTTCAAGACTGCAGGGAAAGCTTCCCAG GTGTGGGTTATCAGCCCTGAGCATGGCTAATGATTTGTTACGAAATCCAGATGACCTCTCCCTTAAATCAGATTTTGCAAGACACGAAGAACAGGAATTAGACAACCTCCTCAAACTGGCACAACTGAGAGGTTTCTCAGAACACGGAGAAATGTATTCAGCAGAAAATCTGGCTGAGCTTGCAAAGGAGTTTTATGGACATAAATGTATTGTGCTAAACGGTGGATTAAATGATGGTAATTTTATTGTATCTGAAATAACGGGTGGATCAGCTGTGCTTGTACCATACGATGCTGATAAAAACCACGAGCCCTGTCAGCAAAATGGTCACAGAGCACACTGGGCTCTTGTTACAG GTGTGCTTTGTGAACTTCATGGCAACAGTTACGAGTGGAAG GTGCTTGATGCACAGTTAGGGCTAACCAGTGTTAAATATACCAGTCGAGGTTTTGGTATTACGGTACTTACTTACCATGCTTTAAACAACTCCACTTTGAGGTCACTGTAA
- the LOC136909011 gene encoding pinin-like — translation MATVASLQRDLELAKEGLKFVDENIKKLTGRDPSEFRSAAGRRVTLKRDFQDRSGGQGPAAKRRDSSGTSGRLWSRVVTTRTSQDRNHSSSRLDSEGEEEEEEDTDKPAIQSSVVATPTPSRLKRDLITKADDKTKSRNRRMFGVLLQGTLQKFKDTNSQKTDKDLRREEINKKLEEAEQKEREELSSQRKELFTERRAKQAELRILQRKVDMAELQEEWDKHGEKLSHFIMTKANPPIFYMPAKHNEKTEKLLEESTRSVKRAMAKRRAEIEEEQELEEEKIRNARFSVSNEGETESKGKGEGTENVADGDVEMREEMPTVLSGKDEGKRSRSRDPENGVGEERRVREKQQDHSVENMDEEEGEVD, via the exons ATCAGCAGCAGGGCGGCGTGTGACGTTGAAGAGGGACTTCCAGGACAGGAGCGGTGGACAAGGACCAGCAGCCAAAAGACGAGATTCATCTGGCACCTCAGGAAG ACTCTGGAGCCGAGTGGTGACCACAAGGACTTCCCAAGACAGAAATCACTCCTCCTCTCGTCTGGATAGTGAAGgtgaagaggaagaggaagaagatacAGATAAG cCTGCTATCCAGTCTTCAGTTGTTGCTACACCTACACCATCTCGTTTAAAGAGAGACCTCATTACAAAAGCAGATGACAAAACAAAGTCAAG AAATAGAAGAATGTTTGGTGTCTTACTTCAAGGTACCTTGCAGAAGTTCAAAGATACTAACTCTCAGAAGACAGACAAG gATTTACGTAGAGAAGAAATAAACAAGAAGCTTGAAGAAGCAGAGCAAAAGGAAAGGGAAGAACTTTCATCCCAAAGAAAAGAGCTATTTACAGAAAGGAGAGCAAAACAAGCTGAACTGAGAATCTTACAGAGAAAAGTTGATATGGCTGAGCTG CAAGAAGAATGGGATAAGCATGGAGAGAAACTGAGTCATTTCATAATGACAAAAGCAAATCCTCCCATTTTCTACATGCCGGCCAAGCATAATGAAAAGACAGAAAAGCTACTTGAGGAGTCAACAAGATCTGTCAAAA gGGCAATGGCAAAACGAAGGGCAGAAATTGAAGAGGAACAGGAACTAGAAGAAGAGAAGATTAGGAATGCCAGGTTTTCTGTTTCCAATGAGGGTGAGACTGAGAGTAAGGGGAAAGGGGAGGGTACGGAGAATGTAGCCGATGGCGATGTGGAGATGAGAGAGGAGATGCCAACTGTATTGTCGGGCAAAGATGAGGGAAAGAGGAGTCGCAGTAGAGATCCTGAGAATGGGGTTGGAGAAGAGAGGAGGGTAAGGGAAAAACAACAGGACCATAGTGTGGAAAATATGGACGAGGAAGAGGGAGAAGTGGATTAG
- the LOC136907989 gene encoding actin maturation protease-like isoform X3, giving the protein MEVNCTSASVRDVKKQCREIIQHIIANRSLQAENSKWLLCNREVPSRLQGKLPRCGLSALSMANDLLRNPDDLSLKSDFARHEEQELDNLLKLAQLRGFSEHGEMYSAENLAELAKEFYGHKCIVLNGGLNDGNFIVSEITGGSAVLVPYDADKNHEPCQQNGHRAHWALVTGVLCELHGNSYEWKAVQDCNY; this is encoded by the exons ATGGAGGTAAATTGTACGAGCGCTTCTGTTAGGGATGTGAAGAAACAGTGCCGTGAAATAATTCAGCATATTATAGCTAATAGATCGCTCCAGGCCGAAAATAGTAAATGGTTGCTTTGTAACAGAGAAGTGCCTTCAAGACTGCAGGGAAAGCTTCCCAG GTGTGGGTTATCAGCCCTGAGCATGGCTAATGATTTGTTACGAAATCCAGATGACCTCTCCCTTAAATCAGATTTTGCAAGACACGAAGAACAGGAATTAGACAACCTCCTCAAACTGGCACAACTGAGAGGTTTCTCAGAACACGGAGAAATGTATTCAGCAGAAAATCTGGCTGAGCTTGCAAAGGAGTTTTATGGACATAAATGTATTGTGCTAAACGGTGGATTAAATGATGGTAATTTTATTGTATCTGAAATAACGGGTGGATCAGCTGTGCTTGTACCATACGATGCTGATAAAAACCACGAGCCCTGTCAGCAAAATGGTCACAGAGCACACTGGGCTCTTGTTACAG GTGTGCTTTGTGAACTTCATGGCAACAGTTACGAGTGGAAG GCTGTCCAAGACTGCAACTACTGA
- the LOC136907989 gene encoding actin maturation protease-like isoform X1, translating to MEVNCTSASVRDVKKQCREIIQHIIANRSLQAENSKWLLCNREVPSRLQGKLPRCGLSALSMANDLLRNPDDLSLKSDFARHEEQELDNLLKLAQLRGFSEHGEMYSAENLAELAKEFYGHKCIVLNGGLNDGNFIVSEITGGSAVLVPYDADKNHEPCQQNGHRAHWALVTGVLCELHGNSYEWKVCQQDAGYPALFHAVPSSDISFPKNCQAQHIHLCAKHGKSRHTAVWSITNVANSNANLFELDPNKMRNGSFVVPEEGIFVGLCGKIVVMSNQRECNSRIK from the exons ATGGAGGTAAATTGTACGAGCGCTTCTGTTAGGGATGTGAAGAAACAGTGCCGTGAAATAATTCAGCATATTATAGCTAATAGATCGCTCCAGGCCGAAAATAGTAAATGGTTGCTTTGTAACAGAGAAGTGCCTTCAAGACTGCAGGGAAAGCTTCCCAG GTGTGGGTTATCAGCCCTGAGCATGGCTAATGATTTGTTACGAAATCCAGATGACCTCTCCCTTAAATCAGATTTTGCAAGACACGAAGAACAGGAATTAGACAACCTCCTCAAACTGGCACAACTGAGAGGTTTCTCAGAACACGGAGAAATGTATTCAGCAGAAAATCTGGCTGAGCTTGCAAAGGAGTTTTATGGACATAAATGTATTGTGCTAAACGGTGGATTAAATGATGGTAATTTTATTGTATCTGAAATAACGGGTGGATCAGCTGTGCTTGTACCATACGATGCTGATAAAAACCACGAGCCCTGTCAGCAAAATGGTCACAGAGCACACTGGGCTCTTGTTACAG GTGTGCTTTGTGAACTTCATGGCAACAGTTACGAGTGGAAGGTATGCCAGCAAGATGCAGGTTATCCTGCATTATTTCATGCTGTCCCATCTTCTGATATTTCATTTCCCAAAAACTGCCAAGCACAACATATTCACTTGTGTGCAAAGCATGGCAAATCAAGACACACTGCTGTGTGGTCTATAACAAATGTGGCAAACAGTAATGCAAACCTCTTTGAACTGGATCCAAATAAAATGAGGAATGGAAGTTTTGTTGTCCCTGAAGAGGGTATTTTTGTTGGACTTTGTGGAAAAATAGTTGTCATGTCAAATCAAAGAGAGTGTAATTCCAGGATTAAATAA